In one Mycobacterium heckeshornense genomic region, the following are encoded:
- a CDS encoding Hsp20/alpha crystallin family protein, with translation MSNLTLWSRPIWDTDRWLRDFFGPAATTDWLRPSTGEFTPAAEIVKDGDDAVIRVELPGVDVDKDVEVELRQDRLVIHGQRRDERAEEKNGRVLREVRYGSFRRSFQLPAHVTSEAVSASYDAGVLTVRVTGAYAGSQAKRIAITKQ, from the coding sequence ATGAGCAACCTGACGCTGTGGTCACGACCCATCTGGGACACCGACCGTTGGCTGCGCGACTTCTTCGGGCCCGCGGCCACGACCGATTGGCTGCGGCCGTCGACCGGTGAATTCACTCCGGCCGCCGAGATCGTCAAGGACGGCGACGACGCGGTTATCCGTGTGGAGCTTCCCGGCGTCGACGTGGACAAGGACGTCGAGGTCGAGCTCCGGCAGGATCGCCTGGTGATCCACGGACAGCGTCGCGACGAGCGTGCCGAGGAAAAGAACGGCCGAGTGCTGCGCGAAGTCCGCTACGGGTCGTTCCGGCGATCGTTCCAGCTGCCGGCGCATGTCACGAGCGAGGCCGTCTCGGCGTCGTATGACGCTGGCGTGCTGACGGTTCGGGTTACCGGCGCCTACGCCGGAAGCCAGGCCAAGCGCATCGCGATTACCAAGCAATAA
- a CDS encoding fumarate reductase/succinate dehydrogenase flavoprotein subunit produces MAEVERHSYDVVVIGAGGAGLRAVIEARERGLKVAVVCKSLFGKAHTVMAEGGAAAAMGNANPKDNWQTHFGDTMRGGKFLNNWRMAELHAKEAPDRIWELETYGALFDRTKDGRISQRNFGGHTYARLAHVGDRTGLELIRTLQQKIVSLQQEDHAELGDYEARIKVFAECTITELLKDGDRIAGAFGYWRETGRFVLFEAPAVVLATGGIGKSFKVTSNSWEYTGDGHALALRAGATLINMEFVQFHPTGMVWPPSVKGILVTEGVRGDGGVLKNADGKRFMFDYIPAVFKGQYAETEQEADQWLKDNDSARRTPDLLPRDEVARAINAEVKAGRGSPHGGVYLDIASRLTPAEIKRRLPSMYHQFMELAGVDITKEPMEVGPTCHYVMGGVEVDPDTGAAIVPGLFAAGECSGGMHGSNRLGGNSLSDLLVFGRRAGLGAADYVRALRSRPQVSEQAVEAAAKLALSPFEGPKDGSPAENPYKLQIDLQDCMNELVGIIRTGEEITQALGRLEELRARFANLQVEGHRQYNPGWHLAIDLRNMLLVSECVAKAALQRTESRGGHTRDDHPAMDANWRKVLLVCRTQGDDVNLPHVDVTREEQPPMRPDLLELFELSELEKYYTEEELAAHPGRRSK; encoded by the coding sequence ATGGCTGAGGTCGAACGGCACTCCTACGACGTCGTCGTGATCGGTGCCGGCGGCGCCGGGCTGCGCGCTGTGATCGAGGCGCGAGAACGCGGCCTTAAGGTCGCGGTGGTGTGTAAGTCGTTGTTCGGCAAGGCGCATACCGTCATGGCCGAGGGCGGTGCTGCGGCGGCAATGGGTAACGCCAACCCGAAAGATAACTGGCAGACGCACTTCGGCGACACCATGCGCGGCGGGAAGTTCCTGAACAACTGGCGGATGGCCGAGCTGCACGCCAAGGAAGCCCCGGACCGGATCTGGGAGCTGGAGACCTACGGCGCGCTGTTCGACCGCACCAAGGACGGCCGGATCAGCCAACGCAACTTCGGCGGACACACCTATGCGCGGCTGGCCCACGTGGGTGACCGCACCGGTCTCGAGCTGATCCGAACGCTGCAGCAGAAGATCGTCTCCCTGCAGCAGGAGGACCATGCCGAACTCGGTGACTATGAGGCGCGGATCAAGGTGTTCGCCGAGTGCACGATCACCGAGTTGCTCAAGGACGGGGACCGCATCGCCGGCGCGTTCGGGTACTGGCGCGAGACCGGCCGGTTCGTCTTGTTCGAGGCCCCGGCGGTCGTGCTGGCCACCGGGGGGATCGGCAAGTCGTTCAAGGTGACATCGAACTCCTGGGAGTACACCGGCGACGGGCATGCCCTGGCGCTGCGGGCCGGGGCGACGCTGATCAACATGGAGTTCGTCCAATTTCACCCGACCGGCATGGTGTGGCCGCCCAGCGTCAAAGGAATTCTCGTTACCGAAGGTGTTCGCGGCGACGGCGGCGTGCTGAAGAACGCCGACGGTAAGCGGTTCATGTTCGACTACATCCCGGCGGTGTTCAAAGGACAGTACGCCGAGACCGAGCAAGAGGCCGACCAGTGGCTCAAAGACAACGACTCGGCGCGTCGCACCCCCGACCTGCTGCCTCGTGACGAAGTCGCGCGCGCAATCAACGCCGAAGTCAAAGCCGGCCGCGGCTCGCCCCACGGCGGGGTCTACCTCGATATCGCATCGCGGCTGACCCCGGCGGAGATCAAGCGGCGACTGCCGTCGATGTATCACCAGTTCATGGAGCTGGCCGGGGTCGATATCACCAAGGAGCCGATGGAAGTCGGGCCGACCTGTCACTACGTAATGGGCGGCGTCGAGGTCGACCCGGACACCGGTGCGGCCATCGTGCCCGGGCTGTTCGCCGCCGGCGAGTGCTCCGGTGGGATGCACGGCTCCAACCGGCTGGGCGGCAATTCGCTGTCGGACCTGCTGGTGTTCGGCCGGCGCGCCGGCCTGGGCGCCGCCGACTATGTGCGCGCCCTGCGCAGCCGGCCGCAGGTCTCCGAGCAGGCCGTGGAGGCTGCCGCCAAGCTTGCGCTGTCGCCGTTCGAAGGGCCGAAAGATGGCTCACCGGCGGAAAATCCGTACAAGCTGCAGATTGATCTGCAGGACTGCATGAACGAGCTGGTCGGCATCATCCGCACCGGCGAGGAGATCACGCAGGCGCTCGGCCGGCTGGAGGAGCTGCGGGCCCGATTCGCCAACCTGCAGGTCGAAGGGCATCGGCAATACAACCCGGGCTGGCATCTGGCCATCGACCTGCGCAACATGCTGCTGGTCAGCGAATGCGTGGCCAAGGCGGCTTTACAGCGCACCGAGAGCCGCGGCGGGCACACCCGTGACGACCATCCCGCCATGGACGCCAACTGGCGCAAAGTCTTGCTGGTGTGCCGCACGCAGGGCGACGACGTAAACCTGCCCCACGTCGATGTCACCCGCGAGGAGCAACCGCCGATGCGGCCCGACCTGCTGGAGCTCTTCGAGCTCTCCGAACTGGAGAAGTACTACACCGAGGAAGAGCTGGCAGCCCACCCAGGACGGAGAAGTAAATGA
- a CDS encoding succinate dehydrogenase/fumarate reductase iron-sulfur subunit: MSYNARLRVWRGDDANGALQDFTVEVNEGEVVLDVIHRLQQTQTPDLAVRWNCKAGKCGSCSAEINGRPRLMCMTRMSTFAEDEAVTVTPLRTFPVIRDLVTDVSFNYEKAREIPSFTPPKDLQPGEYRMAQVDVQRSQEFRKCIECFLCQNVCHVIRDHEENKEAFAGPRFFIRIAELEMHPLDTADRRDLAQDEAGLGFCNITKCCTEVCPEGIKITDNAIIPMKERVAGRRYDPVVWLGNKLFRR, from the coding sequence ATGAGTTACAACGCACGCTTGCGGGTGTGGCGCGGCGACGACGCCAACGGCGCGCTGCAGGACTTCACCGTCGAGGTCAACGAGGGTGAGGTGGTGCTCGACGTCATCCACCGTCTGCAACAGACTCAGACACCCGACCTCGCGGTGCGGTGGAACTGCAAAGCGGGCAAGTGCGGGTCGTGTTCGGCGGAGATCAATGGCAGACCGCGGTTGATGTGCATGACCCGGATGTCGACGTTCGCCGAGGACGAGGCGGTCACGGTCACACCGCTGCGGACGTTCCCGGTTATTCGTGATTTGGTCACCGATGTGTCGTTCAACTACGAAAAGGCCCGCGAGATCCCGTCCTTCACGCCGCCCAAGGATCTGCAACCCGGTGAGTACCGGATGGCGCAGGTCGACGTGCAGCGCTCACAGGAGTTTCGCAAGTGCATCGAATGCTTCCTGTGCCAAAACGTCTGCCACGTGATCCGTGACCACGAGGAGAACAAGGAAGCGTTCGCGGGTCCTCGGTTCTTCATCCGCATCGCCGAACTGGAGATGCATCCGCTCGACACGGCGGACCGGCGAGACCTCGCCCAGGACGAGGCCGGTCTCGGCTTCTGCAATATCACCAAATGCTGCACCGAGGTATGCCCCGAGGGGATCAAGATCACCGACAACGCGATCATCCCGATGAAAGAGCGCGTCGCCGGCCGTCGCTACGACCCGGTGGTGTGGCTGGGCAACAAGCTGTTTCGCCGCTAG
- a CDS encoding acyl-CoA dehydrogenase has translation MSHYKSNVRDQEFNLFEVFGVDKVFGAGPYSDLDVDTAREMLAEMSRLAEGPIAESFAEGDRNPPVFDPETHSVTLPERFKKSVQATLEAGWDKIGIEEALGGTPMPKALVWALHEHILGANPAVWMYGGGAGFANILYKLGTEEQKKWAVLAAERNWGATMVLTEPDAGSDVGAARTKAIKQDDGSWHIDGVKRFITSADSGDLFENIFHLVLARPEGAGPGTKGLSLFFVPKFLFDPETGEPGERNGVFVTNVEHKMGLKVSATCELAFGQHGVPAKGWLVGEVHNGIAQMFDVIEQARMMVGTKAIATLSTGYLNALEYAKSRVQGADMTQMTDKTAPRVTITHHPDVRRSLMTQKAYAEGLRALYTYAATYQDAAVAKAVHGVDAELAVKVNDLLLPVVKGVGSEQAYAKLTESLQTLGGSGFLQDYPIEQYIRDSKIDSLYEGTTAIQAQDFFFRKIVRDKGVALAYVASQIEEFVKNESGNGRLKAERELLATALADVQAMAAALTGYLMAAQEDISSVYKVGLGSVRFLMAVGDLLIGWLLQRQAAVAMAALDRGASDADRAFYQGKIAVASFFAKNFLPLLSSTRQVIESIDTEVMELDEAAF, from the coding sequence GTGAGCCACTACAAGAGCAATGTCCGCGACCAGGAGTTCAACCTGTTCGAGGTCTTCGGCGTCGACAAGGTATTCGGCGCAGGCCCCTACAGCGACCTGGACGTGGACACTGCCCGCGAGATGCTGGCGGAGATGAGCCGGCTGGCGGAGGGCCCGATCGCGGAGTCATTCGCCGAAGGCGACCGTAACCCGCCGGTTTTCGACCCGGAAACCCACTCCGTGACGCTGCCCGAGCGGTTCAAGAAGTCGGTGCAGGCGACGCTGGAAGCTGGTTGGGACAAGATCGGTATCGAAGAGGCTCTCGGTGGCACGCCCATGCCCAAAGCACTGGTCTGGGCGCTGCATGAGCACATCCTCGGCGCCAACCCGGCGGTGTGGATGTACGGCGGCGGCGCCGGATTCGCCAACATCCTCTACAAGCTCGGCACCGAAGAGCAAAAGAAGTGGGCCGTGCTGGCCGCCGAGCGCAACTGGGGCGCCACGATGGTCTTGACGGAGCCGGACGCCGGTTCCGACGTGGGTGCGGCCCGTACCAAGGCGATCAAGCAGGACGACGGATCCTGGCACATCGACGGCGTAAAGCGGTTCATCACGTCGGCCGATTCCGGTGACCTGTTCGAGAACATCTTCCACCTGGTGCTGGCCCGCCCGGAAGGCGCCGGCCCGGGCACCAAGGGCCTGTCGCTGTTCTTCGTCCCCAAGTTCCTGTTCGACCCGGAAACCGGTGAGCCGGGTGAGCGCAACGGCGTGTTCGTCACCAACGTCGAGCACAAGATGGGCCTGAAGGTGTCGGCCACCTGCGAGCTGGCATTCGGCCAGCACGGCGTGCCGGCTAAGGGCTGGCTAGTCGGCGAGGTGCACAACGGCATCGCGCAGATGTTCGACGTCATCGAGCAGGCGCGGATGATGGTGGGCACCAAAGCCATCGCGACGCTGTCCACCGGCTATCTGAACGCGCTGGAATACGCCAAGTCGCGCGTGCAGGGTGCCGACATGACCCAGATGACCGACAAAACCGCACCGCGAGTGACGATCACCCACCACCCGGATGTGCGCCGGTCGCTGATGACCCAGAAGGCCTACGCCGAAGGCCTGCGCGCGCTCTACACCTACGCGGCGACCTACCAGGACGCCGCGGTGGCGAAGGCCGTGCACGGTGTGGACGCCGAGCTGGCCGTCAAGGTCAATGACCTGCTGCTGCCGGTGGTCAAGGGCGTCGGCTCTGAGCAGGCGTACGCCAAGCTCACCGAGAGCCTGCAAACGCTGGGCGGCTCCGGCTTCCTGCAGGACTACCCGATCGAGCAGTACATCCGCGACTCGAAGATCGACTCGCTCTATGAGGGCACCACGGCCATCCAGGCGCAGGACTTCTTCTTCCGCAAGATCGTCCGCGACAAGGGTGTGGCGCTGGCCTACGTGGCCAGCCAGATCGAGGAGTTCGTCAAGAACGAGTCCGGCAATGGCCGGCTGAAGGCCGAACGCGAGCTGTTGGCCACCGCGTTGGCCGATGTGCAGGCCATGGCCGCCGCGCTGACCGGCTACCTGATGGCCGCCCAGGAGGACATCTCCAGCGTCTACAAGGTGGGCCTGGGTTCGGTGCGGTTCCTGATGGCTGTCGGCGATCTGCTGATCGGCTGGCTGCTGCAGCGTCAGGCCGCCGTGGCCATGGCGGCCCTCGACCGCGGCGCCAGCGACGCCGACCGGGCCTTCTACCAGGGCAAGATCGCGGTGGCATCGTTC